Proteins encoded by one window of Bacteroidota bacterium:
- a CDS encoding cystathionine gamma-synthase family protein → MEDHKMHPESLMMSFGYKPELSEGAIKCPIFQTSTFVFKTAEAGKRFFEVAYGLSDALPGEEQGLIYSRLNNPDIEILENRLTLWDKAEACTVFSSGMSAISTVLLEFLKPGDTILYSSPIYGGTDHFIKHVLPTYGIKSLVFDAHHTKEEILDLITKEKVENLNMIYIETPANPTNALIDIEMCSEIGKQFSNQNKKVTMVVDNTYMGPLWSHPLQHGADLVVYSATKYIGGHSDVIAGAVLGSAELIRRIKVMRTFMGNMMGPWSAWLLLRSLETLKARMQMQEYNAMQVAKWLQKQKKVEKIFYLGMLEEGSVQHNIWKKQYSSFGAMISFTIKGGEKEAFTFLNNLKLIKLAVSLGSTESLAEHPASMTHADVSLEEKNRLGISDSLVRISIGVEHFEDIIWDIEQAFEKVEIYVPDLIENIV, encoded by the coding sequence ATGGAAGATCATAAAATGCATCCTGAAAGTTTGATGATGAGTTTTGGTTATAAACCGGAATTGAGCGAAGGAGCAATTAAATGCCCGATTTTTCAAACGTCCACCTTTGTTTTTAAAACTGCAGAAGCCGGTAAACGTTTTTTTGAAGTTGCTTATGGATTAAGTGATGCACTTCCCGGAGAAGAACAAGGTTTAATTTATTCCCGATTAAATAATCCGGATATTGAAATACTGGAAAACAGATTAACCTTGTGGGATAAAGCTGAAGCTTGTACAGTTTTTTCCAGCGGAATGAGTGCAATTTCAACCGTCCTTTTAGAATTTTTAAAACCTGGTGATACTATTTTATACAGTTCTCCAATTTATGGCGGAACAGATCATTTTATTAAACATGTTTTACCTACTTATGGAATTAAATCATTGGTATTTGATGCACATCACACCAAAGAAGAAATTTTAGACCTTATCACAAAAGAAAAAGTAGAAAATCTAAACATGATCTATATTGAAACTCCTGCAAATCCAACCAATGCATTAATTGATATTGAAATGTGCAGCGAAATTGGCAAACAATTTTCCAATCAAAACAAAAAGGTCACAATGGTAGTTGATAATACTTATATGGGACCATTGTGGAGTCACCCATTGCAACATGGTGCCGATCTTGTTGTTTATTCCGCAACAAAATATATTGGCGGACACAGTGATGTAATTGCCGGTGCTGTTTTAGGAAGTGCAGAATTAATTAGACGCATAAAAGTAATGCGCACCTTTATGGGTAATATGATGGGACCATGGTCGGCATGGTTATTATTGCGCAGTTTGGAAACATTAAAAGCGCGCATGCAAATGCAGGAATACAATGCGATGCAAGTTGCAAAATGGTTACAAAAACAAAAAAAAGTAGAAAAAATATTTTATCTCGGGATGCTGGAAGAAGGTTCAGTTCAACATAATATCTGGAAAAAACAATATTCCTCTTTTGGTGCAATGATAAGTTTTACAATTAAAGGCGGAGAAAAGGAAGCATTTACTTTTTTAAATAATTTAAAACTGATTAAACTCGCAGTTTCACTGGGAAGTACCGAATCACTTGCCGAACATCCCGCTTCCATGACGCATGCAGATGTTTCACTAGAGGAAAAAAACAGATTGGGAATTAGCGATTCTCTCGTTCGCATAAGCATTGGTGTGGAACATTTTGAAGATATTATTTGGGATATAGAGCAGGCGTTTGAGAAGGTGGAAATTTATGTACCGGATTTAATAGAGAATATTGTTTAG
- a CDS encoding T9SS type A sorting domain-containing protein, whose protein sequence is MKFKLLVVGVFFSCLSLKAQSDDPCGATALNIDTVCTLQTGTTVGATSTAGVPGPGCGSYTNKDVWYTLTVPASGTIVIETAAGTLSDCAMALYEGICTSPTLITCDDDGGPGLMPLLNLTGLTPGATVWLRIWRYGGGGTGTFQICAWDPPLVFENADCITATQICTTTAFDDNNSGNGDINDLNASNKGCLADGEHQSAWYYFIISTSGTLTFIIDPVVNSDDYDFAVWGPGPSCPPAAPPIRCSYSSANGNTGLNMTAPDLSEGIGGDKFVKYLDVLAGEVYYLFIDNYLATNEGFTFSFGGSATISCEPLVLPVTLINFHGVAVDEVNVLSWSTETEINAAWFYLEHSTNGKDFTSIGKLKASGNSNQIINYSMTHFTPSFGNNYYRLLQEDADGKINYSEIIFVENLLSTTLHIFPNPTQDGSVQIEFNSAIGIKSLIQIINREGNIIHQMEVIASGTNTNQLIQLPSPGIYFIRVTTQERSLTEKIVY, encoded by the coding sequence ATGAAGTTCAAACTTTTAGTAGTTGGTGTTTTTTTCAGTTGTTTGAGCTTAAAAGCGCAATCAGATGATCCATGTGGAGCTACTGCATTAAATATCGATACTGTTTGTACTTTACAAACCGGAACAACAGTTGGGGCTACTAGCACCGCCGGAGTGCCAGGGCCGGGTTGTGGAAGTTATACCAATAAAGATGTTTGGTATACATTAACAGTTCCCGCCTCGGGAACAATAGTTATAGAAACTGCTGCAGGAACTCTTTCCGATTGTGCAATGGCTTTGTATGAAGGCATTTGCACTTCTCCTACTCTTATTACTTGCGATGATGATGGTGGACCCGGTTTAATGCCGCTTCTGAATTTAACAGGTTTAACACCCGGTGCCACTGTATGGCTTCGCATCTGGCGTTATGGCGGAGGCGGAACCGGAACTTTTCAAATTTGTGCTTGGGATCCGCCGTTGGTTTTTGAAAATGCGGATTGTATTACTGCAACACAAATTTGCACCACTACTGCATTCGACGACAACAATTCCGGTAATGGAGATATTAATGATCTCAATGCTTCAAATAAAGGTTGTTTAGCAGATGGAGAACATCAAAGCGCATGGTATTATTTTATAATTTCAACAAGTGGAACACTTACATTTATAATTGATCCGGTTGTTAATTCAGATGATTACGATTTTGCCGTTTGGGGCCCCGGACCTTCTTGTCCACCTGCCGCACCGCCCATTCGCTGTTCTTACTCTTCTGCAAATGGAAATACAGGACTAAATATGACCGCACCTGATCTGAGTGAAGGTATTGGTGGAGATAAATTTGTAAAATATCTCGATGTTCTAGCGGGGGAAGTATATTATTTATTTATAGATAATTATTTAGCAACCAACGAGGGATTTACTTTTTCTTTTGGAGGCAGCGCAACAATATCTTGTGAACCTTTAGTGCTTCCTGTTACATTAATTAATTTTCATGGTGTAGCAGTTGACGAGGTAAATGTTTTAAGCTGGAGTACCGAAACAGAAATTAATGCAGCATGGTTTTATCTGGAGCATTCCACAAATGGTAAGGATTTTACATCCATTGGAAAATTAAAAGCAAGTGGAAATTCCAACCAAATAATTAATTACTCCATGACACATTTTACCCCGTCATTTGGAAATAATTATTACAGATTGTTGCAAGAAGATGCAGATGGTAAAATAAATTATTCTGAAATTATTTTTGTAGAAAATTTATTATCTACTACATTACATATATTTCCTAACCCCACGCAAGATGGCTCTGTGCAGATAGAATTTAATTCCGCAATTGGAATTAAATCGCTAATTCAAATTATTAACAGAGAAGGAAATATTATTCATCAAATGGAGGTAATTGCTTCAGGAACAAATACTAATCAATTGATTCAATTACCTTCTCCGGGTATCTATTTTATCAGAGTAACTACACAAGAACGATCGCTTACCGAAAAGATCGTTTATTAA
- the mfd gene encoding transcription-repair coupling factor produces the protein MNLLELLSFYREADVRVKNIIERIDTKDAKNIYLKGIVGSALSFVACGVYKNTNVNHLFILNDREEAAYFLNDLQNLLEKKDILFIPDSFKKPGEFIEVNTNHILQRTEAINKITHSTTKGELIITYPEALAEKFVMPEVLDKNIILLKKGEKLDSHFIVDLLVENGFVRTDFVYEPGQFSVRGGIIDIFSFGNELPYRVELFDNEVESIRVFEPATQLSQKSISQVTIIPNIQSQFGENQKTGLFNCLPENTVVWFKDAKYAFEVINQCYEKAIDWFTVVSGEAMKKSRGVGRAHLDDDHPFREHVPEEMLLQSTELLPQLMQFKVLEFGLQKHFESAEEINFNTSPQPLFSRNFNLLIENLKQNQKAGYKIFICMSNTKQVERFHEIFNDLNANVKYDAFALPMAAGFIDNDLKTVCYTDHQIFERYHKYTLKSGYTKNDAITLKTLSELQAGDYVTHIDHGVGVFSGLEKIEIAGQIQEAVRLIYRDKDLLYVNINSLHKITKYAGKDGTPPKLNKLGSDAWEQLKRKTKAKVKDIAKDLIQLYAKRKASKGFAFHPDTYMQNELEASFIYEDTPDQVTATADVKKDMERNFPMDRLVCGDVGFGKTEIAIRAAFKAVTDGKQVAVLVPTTILAMQHQKTFAERLKDFPVTVDYLNRFKSAKEKKETLEKLAAGKVDIIIGTHAIISKNVKYKDLGLLIIDEEQKFGVSSKEKLKELKANVDALTLTATPIPRTLQFSLMGARDLSIINTPPPNRQPITTELKTFDINFIRDAVYFEIYRGGQVYFVHNRVKDIEETAALIKKVCPDVNIGVAHGQMDGDELEDHMLKFVNREYDVLVCTNIVESGLDIPNANTIIINNAHFFGLSDLHQLRGRVGRSNKKAYCYLLSPPLFGLPDESRKRLRTIEQYAELGSGFQISMRDMDIRGAGNLLGGEQSGFISEIGYDAYHKILNEAIRELKHTEYKTLFAEQIEEKQEFVSDVQIDTDLEMLIPDEYINNINERLSIYTRLDNVENEEQLTLFRTELNDRFGKIPRQVEELFNGIRLRWLAKDLGFERILFKNRKLRCLFVENNQSVFYDSKFFTTLMQFIAERKTTGTIKQTDKHLMLVFENVQSMSHARSLLENIHKVLFYKEATT, from the coding sequence ATGAATTTATTGGAATTGCTTTCCTTCTACCGGGAAGCAGATGTGAGGGTGAAAAATATTATTGAACGGATAGATACAAAAGATGCCAAAAACATCTATCTGAAGGGAATCGTGGGCTCGGCACTCTCCTTTGTTGCCTGCGGGGTTTATAAAAACACGAATGTTAATCATCTTTTTATTCTAAACGATAGGGAGGAAGCAGCATATTTTTTGAACGATCTGCAAAATCTGCTCGAAAAAAAAGATATTCTTTTTATTCCCGATTCCTTTAAAAAGCCGGGAGAATTTATTGAGGTAAATACCAATCATATACTTCAACGCACCGAAGCGATCAATAAGATCACACATTCCACAACAAAAGGCGAATTAATTATTACTTACCCGGAAGCACTGGCCGAAAAATTTGTGATGCCGGAAGTGTTGGATAAAAATATCATCTTATTAAAAAAAGGAGAAAAACTCGATTCGCATTTTATTGTGGATCTTCTTGTTGAAAATGGATTTGTGAGAACAGATTTTGTATACGAACCCGGACAATTTTCTGTACGCGGTGGTATTATTGATATTTTTTCTTTCGGAAATGAATTGCCCTATCGCGTAGAGTTATTTGACAACGAAGTGGAAAGCATACGCGTTTTTGAACCGGCTACACAGCTATCCCAAAAATCAATTTCACAGGTTACCATAATTCCCAATATCCAATCGCAATTCGGAGAGAATCAGAAAACCGGATTATTTAATTGTTTACCGGAGAATACCGTTGTTTGGTTCAAGGATGCAAAATATGCATTTGAAGTAATTAATCAGTGTTATGAAAAAGCGATCGATTGGTTTACCGTTGTTTCAGGGGAAGCAATGAAAAAATCGCGCGGAGTGGGAAGAGCACATTTAGATGATGATCATCCTTTCAGAGAACATGTTCCCGAAGAAATGTTGCTGCAATCCACAGAACTGCTACCACAACTTATGCAGTTTAAAGTATTGGAATTCGGATTGCAAAAACATTTTGAAAGTGCCGAGGAAATAAATTTTAATACCTCTCCACAACCTTTATTCAGTCGCAATTTTAATTTGCTTATTGAAAACCTCAAACAAAATCAAAAGGCAGGATATAAAATATTTATTTGCATGAGCAACACCAAACAGGTGGAGCGTTTTCATGAAATATTTAACGACCTCAATGCAAATGTAAAATACGATGCTTTTGCATTGCCAATGGCAGCGGGTTTTATAGATAACGATCTAAAAACAGTTTGTTACACCGATCATCAGATATTCGAACGGTATCACAAATACACCTTAAAAAGTGGATATACAAAAAATGATGCAATAACATTAAAAACATTATCCGAATTACAGGCAGGTGATTATGTAACACATATTGATCACGGGGTTGGTGTTTTTTCCGGTTTGGAAAAAATAGAAATTGCGGGACAAATTCAGGAAGCCGTTCGATTAATTTATCGCGATAAAGATCTTCTGTATGTAAATATAAATTCTCTGCATAAAATAACTAAATATGCAGGCAAGGATGGAACTCCTCCCAAATTAAATAAATTGGGTTCTGATGCATGGGAACAATTAAAACGAAAAACAAAAGCGAAGGTAAAAGATATTGCAAAAGACCTTATCCAATTATATGCTAAAAGGAAAGCGAGTAAAGGATTTGCATTTCATCCCGACACTTACATGCAAAATGAGTTGGAAGCGAGTTTTATTTATGAGGATACTCCCGATCAGGTAACTGCAACTGCTGATGTAAAAAAAGATATGGAAAGAAATTTCCCCATGGACCGATTAGTGTGTGGCGACGTGGGTTTTGGTAAAACAGAGATCGCAATCCGCGCAGCATTTAAAGCAGTTACAGATGGCAAACAGGTTGCAGTTTTAGTTCCTACAACCATTCTTGCAATGCAACATCAAAAAACATTTGCAGAGAGATTAAAAGATTTTCCTGTTACGGTTGATTATTTGAACAGATTTAAATCTGCAAAAGAAAAAAAGGAAACCTTAGAAAAATTAGCTGCCGGAAAAGTGGATATTATAATTGGTACTCATGCCATCATCAGCAAAAATGTAAAATATAAGGACCTTGGACTATTAATTATTGATGAGGAGCAAAAATTCGGCGTTTCCTCTAAAGAAAAATTGAAAGAATTAAAAGCAAATGTGGATGCATTGACTTTAACTGCAACTCCAATTCCGAGAACCTTACAATTTTCTTTAATGGGTGCAAGAGACCTTTCCATTATTAATACTCCTCCTCCAAACCGACAACCCATTACCACTGAATTAAAAACATTTGATATCAATTTTATTCGCGATGCTGTATACTTTGAAATTTATCGTGGCGGACAAGTGTATTTTGTGCATAATCGCGTGAAGGATATTGAAGAAACTGCTGCATTAATAAAAAAGGTTTGTCCCGATGTAAATATTGGTGTTGCCCATGGCCAAATGGATGGTGATGAATTAGAAGATCACATGTTGAAATTCGTCAACAGAGAATATGATGTATTGGTGTGCACAAATATTGTGGAGAGTGGTCTAGACATCCCCAATGCAAATACAATAATAATTAATAATGCACATTTTTTCGGATTGAGCGATCTGCATCAGTTGCGGGGAAGAGTGGGAAGAAGTAATAAAAAGGCCTATTGTTATTTATTGTCGCCTCCATTGTTTGGTTTGCCTGATGAAAGCAGGAAGAGATTGCGAACCATAGAACAATATGCAGAACTTGGCAGCGGTTTTCAAATAAGTATGCGCGATATGGATATTCGCGGCGCAGGAAATTTATTGGGTGGAGAACAAAGTGGATTTATTTCGGAAATTGGTTATGACGCATATCATAAAATATTAAATGAAGCAATACGCGAATTAAAACATACGGAATACAAAACCTTATTCGCTGAACAAATTGAGGAGAAGCAAGAATTTGTAAGCGATGTACAAATTGATACTGATCTGGAAATGTTAATTCCCGATGAGTATATCAATAATATCAACGAAAGATTAAGTATTTATACGCGATTGGACAATGTAGAGAATGAAGAACAACTTACATTATTCAGAACAGAATTAAATGACAGATTTGGAAAAATTCCTCGTCAGGTGGAAGAATTATTTAACGGAATAAGATTGCGTTGGCTTGCAAAAGATCTTGGATTTGAACGAATATTATTCAAGAACAGAAAACTGCGTTGTCTTTTTGTCGAAAATAATCAGAGTGTTTTTTACGACAGCAAATTTTTTACTACTCTCATGCAATTTATCGCAGAACGAAAGACTACTGGCACCATAAAACAAACCGATAAACATTTGATGCTTGTTTTTGAAAATGTGCAAAGTATGAGCCACGCCAGGTCACTTTTGGAAAACATACATAAAGTCCTTTTTTATAAGGAAGCAACTACTTAA